A region from the Sorex araneus isolate mSorAra2 chromosome 6, mSorAra2.pri, whole genome shotgun sequence genome encodes:
- the LOC101540262 gene encoding olfactory receptor 1013-like: MDEKNLTQVKEFILLGFTTDLWLQRVLFFIFLIIYIISLLGNITLISLICGDPRLHTPMYFFIGNLSFLDLWYSSVYAPKILITCISEDKSISFAGCLAQFFFSAGLAYSECYLLAAMAYDRYVAISNPLLYTQAMSSRLCIGLVAVSYAGGFLNSTLITSETFTLSFCGNNVIDDFFCDLPPLVKLACDVKESYQAVLYFILASNVITPTVLILASYLFIIAAILRIRSTQGRLKAFSTCGSHLTAVTLYYGSILFIYSRPSTSYALERDKVVSVFYTVVIPMLNPLIYSLRNKDVKDALRKMIDRAKFS; this comes from the coding sequence ATGGATGAGAAAAACTTGACCCAAGTGAAAGAGTTCATACTTTTAGGGTTCACAACGGACTTGTGGCTGCAGAGAGTGCTCTTTTTCATCTTCCTCATCATTTATATCATCAGTCTCCTTGGGAACATCACCCTGATTTCACTGATCTGTGGTGATCCTCggctccacacgcccatgtattTCTTCATAGGAAATTTGTCATTCCTGGACCTCTGGTATTCTTCCGTCTATGCTCCGAAAATTCTGATAACTTGCATCTCCGAAGATAAAAGCATCTCCTTCGCGGGCTGCCTCGCTCAGTTCTTTTTCTCTGCTGGTCTGGCCTACAGTGAGTGTTACCTCTTGGCTGCCATGGCTTATgatcgctatgtggccatctCCAACCCCTTGCTTTATACCCAGGCCATGTCCTCAAGGTTATGTATCGGTCTTGTTGCAGTTTCCTATGCTGGTGGCTTTCTTAACTCCACCCTCATTACCAGTGAGACCTTCACCTTAAGCTTCTGTGGGAACAATGTCATTGACGACTTTTTCTGTGATCTGCCACCTCTTGTAAAGCTGGCCTGTGATGTGAAGGAAAGTTACCAAGCTGTTCTCTATTTCATACTTGCGTCCAACGTTATCACTCCCACCGTCCTTATTCTTGCTTCCTACCTCTTCATCATTGCTGCCATCTTGAGGATCCGTTCCACCCAAGGTCGCCTCAAGGCCTTCTCCACTTGTGGCTCTCACCTGACAGCTGTCActttgtactatggctccatccTGTTCATTTACTCCCGACCCAGTACTAGCTACGCCCTCGAAAGGGATAAGGTGGTATCCGTGTTCTATACTGTGGTCATTCCCATGTTAAATCCATTGATCTATAGCTTAAGAAATAAAGATGTTAAAGATGCCCTGAGAAAAATGATAGATAGAGCAAAGTTTTCCTag